The Brettanomyces bruxellensis chromosome 8, complete sequence genome segment GCGCAGGCGGCGCTCCcggtcgatcgacttgTTAAGGAGTACAATGTCGAGCCGCAGTGGGCGTTTGAGCTCTGGCGCGAGTACTGGTCGGCGGAGATGCGGCGCGAGTGGCGTGCGCGTGGGGGTACGTCAGCGCATGGGAGTGCGTCAGCGCATGGGGATGTGAGCGCTTCTGCGCCAGGGGGTGCGCCTGCATCCGCAGATGAAATTTACGAGAGCGTGCTGGGCGGCTTCAGGGACAATATCAAGGACTTCCTGCCCGGAATCGACTGGAACTTGCTCACTCCAGACTTTTATTGCACATTCTGGCAACTAACTCTCTACGATATCGATTACGAAATGCTTTCTTACTCGGAAGAGCAGGAATCGATCAAGTTGCGCATTACAAACAACCGGCAAATGCTCAAGAATGTCGACGATATGCCCACAAAGGAGTACCGGAGGTTAAACTCGGAGCTCGGCACTTTGGAGGGCATTTTGACCGGTATTAAGTCAGATGGTCAGAAGCACAAGAAGAATTACCACCAGGTATTGGAAATCCTcgagaagcaaaaaaataagtggTTTGACgcggatgaaaaatatgctGCCCAGGTTCGAACCCAGGTGTTGGAGAATTGTGTTCTCCCGCGTGCAATGCACTCACTTTTCGATGCTGTGTTTGTTGGTGAGTTTATCTTTTTGGTGCAACGGCTGGAAACCCCTGGATACAGTTTAATGTCTTTGCTAGGCCAGTTGTTTTGCGGGATTTCGTTGAAATCAGTGCTGTTTACCAACACATCGACCGAGACCGAAAACCTGGCAATGCTGTATGCAGAAGTTTTTCGCAGGCTCAACCGGTGCAGGGATGTGGAGAATGAGTGTCGGGATGTATTTGGCTGGGAGGGgaaagatgaggatgagaatGAGAAGGAAggggaagaagatgagaataaggaggatgaggatgaggatgagaataaggaggatgaggatgagaatATGGACAGTAATAaagaggatgaggatgagaatATGGACAGTGATAAAGAGGACGAAGATGAGAATATGGACAGTAATAAAGAGGATGAACATGAGAATGTGGATAGTAAGGAAAGCACAACCACTCCAAATGATGAAGGTAAGAATAACGTTGGCATCAGAAACGGCCATCCCATTAAAGGAAAAGCTTCTGACAAAAAATCGTCATCCCAGCAATCGTTCTTCAAACAACAATTATATGAATGGCACTGCTCCTTGTTGAAGCAGCTTATTGAATCGATGCAGTCTGAAGAATACACCACGAGGAACAATGCTGTTGTATTCGTGAAAGGCATCTTATCCAGCTATCCTATTATTGACGATCATGCAGACAAATTATACGAAAAGGTGAGTGAAATTGCATCAATTGAGAAGCGGGAAGACATCAAGTTAGCCTTCAATGCACTTCGAGGATTGATAAAGTCGAGAAAAGTTCACCAGTTGGCACCATGGGAGTTCTATGAGATGGATGAAACGGAGAAAAAGTTGTTGGTGGAGAAAAGGAAGCAGAAACAAGCTGATGAGAGGAAAAAGCAGGCGGAAGAACTCCGgataagaagagaaaagagtAGGAAACTTGATCAGGAGAGACGTAAAAGAGAGGTTGAGAAGGCCAAAGTGGAGGCAGAGAAGGcaagaaaaacaacaatTAAGAAAACTGAAGGTTCCAGTGTGGTTCCATATGGATTAGTGGGCTTGGAGACGGCAAAGCGTGCTGGAAATGGTTCTGCAAAGAgtttgaagaaggaggaagtTCAAGGAGAAACAActcaaaaagaagcaatacaaaaggaaattcagaAGGGATCAGTTCGAAAAGAATCAATTCAAGATAAATCCGTTCAAAAGGAGACGGTCCAAAAGGAACCTATAAATACTGAATCAAGGTCTAATGCCAGAATTTCAACCAACACCAAGTCGGCTGATGAAAAAATTCCCGCCAACAGTGTAAAGAGCACAGCGGCTATTCCGCATGCGCCCGCAGCCGGAGCGCAGATGCCAGCGCAGGGCACCAGTGCGCCACCCACGAGCGCCAGCACAGTCTCTTCCAGCGCGCATACTAGAAGCTCTTATGCTACTGCGCGCTCGCATCCGTCATCTGGAGGCTCGTCACCAGGATTAATTCCAGTAGGTCCTAGACAGTCGTCCAGCGCCTCTTCTGGATTGTCAAAAGACCAAACATTGTCGGCGCCCGTGCCTGAACATATGCGCCGAAGCGCAGACCCTGCGGGGCGCACCGCCGGGCGGCTTCAGTCGCAGAGGAGCGCATTTAATGCTAGAAATTTCGACACCATGCAGGAACTCAAGAGTAGAAtggagagagaaaagagaattAATGAGAATTTGAGAAATGGGGATGAGGATGGAGCGCAAAGCGAGCAGCGCAACCAGGAGCGTAATCAGCGCCGCGGCCAACAGCGCAACCAACAGCGCAACCAACAGCGCAACCAACAGCGCAACCAGCAACGCAACCAACGGCGCAACCAACAGTCCAGTCAGCAACATGATCAGCAACGTAATCAGCAGCGCAATCAGCAGCGCAATCAGCAGCGCAATCAACAGCGTAATCAACAGAACAACCAGATTTACTCAAATTCATCCAGAAACGACACTGAACAGCCTTTGCCACCTCCGCCAATGCCGCCACCTTCAAGCGCACTGAGAGAGGCGCTACCGCGCGGACCGCAGGTGCGCGATGCGCACGATGCGCGCTCCCCGAGCGGCTCGCTCTCTGGCCAGAATTCCAGACAACACTCAAGAAGAAATGAtagaaagagaagatcCAATCATCACGGAAATAGGATGCGCAAGAGAAGACGCTGAAAAGTTAAATACTAGACGAATAAGTGTAATATGATATCTTCTATATAAGGATTGTATGTAGCTTCGATTGGTCCAAGTAATCTTAATTCAACATACAGAATGCTACTTATAATCAAAACAAGTCTAATTACAGCAATAAATGAATGCAACCTAAACTCTAAATCAGCCTATATCTTAATCTGTCTATATCTAAATCGGTCTATAATAAATCAACCTATAATCAATGTATATTTAACTCACATAATTCTATGCAACATACATCAACCCAAATATACCCCAAACATATATGGATTCGGCGGTGGATAAAAATAGCATGCGGTTGATCATGGTTCAACGTACAATCCACCTAAATTCACCCTACAACTAATCTAGATGTACCCTGCTATCAACTTAGATTTGTCCAATAGTCAGTCAATAATCAGTAAATCCGACGCACAATCAATCAGTGCAGCCTATATTCAATCCAAATTTGGCATACATCATTTTAGGTTTAACCTGAAATCAATAAAATCGGTCTATAATTAGCCTAGATCCAACATGCAAAAAATGGATGCAACCTGCAGTATTCTAAATGCACCCTGCAATATTCTAAATGCAACCCAAAGTATTCTAGATGCCTACAATCATTCTAAACCAATATAAATCGTTAAATGCAACCCACAATCCTTAATCAATCCTCAATGAATTCTCAATGTATTTTCAATCTCCCCAGCTTTCAGACAACCTAAATATTACCTATGTAGGCTGCACATATCCCGACAATGcagaaattttgttttcgcGTTTTTCGCGATATCTGGCAGCTCGCATCTGATTGGTCGGATACACATCTGTCGGCCGATAGCGCGTATCAAAGATTGGGATCGCGCCTCAAAAAATGCCCCGGCGGTCCCAGCGCCGGTTTCGGCATAGTGCGCCAGAAGGGAAATCCGCCATGAAAGATTCCAACATGTGAAGTTTTCAGATCAAAAAGTCAAGCCCGGACCCTTACTGGGGTCTGGATGTTTTCATCCCTTTGTACGTGGCAACTTAATTGGTCCGACTGGAAATATTGATGTCTATTTCCTGCCTGCCGATTGGCTTTGGTAGAAAATCGCAAATCTCGGtacggaaaaaaaaaaataataatttcaTCTTGCAGTTTGTATGAATTTTTTAAGGTCAAGCCGGACACGACAGGATTGAAATACACTATGGCATAGAATGCTTTTCAAGCACAAAGAGGCAAGGTGAAGCTGGCCAACCAGCATCAGGCATTTGGAGTTGCCTCTTAGAGCAAGTCCAGGATAATGGAATTTGGCAATAATCTTGATAATATACCCGATGGTAATTATCTATTGATCTCAACAATGGGATGAATTATTTTTCGGTTGGCGGAACAAATCCAATCGACAGCTTTATTGGAATAACTGGGGAGGCTTTTTTGTTAGAGGCGAAACTGTGGATCAAGCAAAACAAGCTTGACAGATATGGAAAATGTGATATGTAAAGTAGTACGTAAGGTATGGGGGAATGGTTAACAACTTATCTTGAGATGCTGTGTGGGAGCTGAAATCGGATTGAAATCGGATTGAAATCAAATGGAATCAAATTGAAACACTGCTTCCTAATCTTAATTCATTTGTACTCCAAGCCGGAGAACCCTGCATGCCAATTACTGCGATTATCTGATTATATCTTTTGCTTTGAtctgttttattttttcacctctattttttgttgtcgTTTGTACTTTTCgctcctccttttttcgGCATTATCCAGCTTTCTCATCccatccttttttttttttttttttttttttttttgtctgcCCCCCCTTAATCGAAGCCAATCTGTTGCAGTGCAgtacattttatttacttggatatttcgatatttcaatatttcctCGTTTCTGCATTTCGAAGAGTGTATCGCagtattttatttctgctttttatattttcttggtcctgttttctttccttgtTTTTTCTGTCTATTCGTTACATCCATTTTGTAAACACCCGTTACTTATTTAAGCGTTTGCCAATTGCATTGCAAGGAAGTTCATAGCAAAGGGAAAGTGGAAGATAACTGCCCTTCGTATCTCTCACATTGGATTGGCTTATATTGTATTATATCACATCAGTACTTACATTGTGTGCAATCTGAGTTCTTACTTGGTACATAAAGGGTTGGACATAGTAAGGACAACTTGGAGTTGCGTTATACTATAATCGGTCCATCGGGTATAGATATAGATTCGGGTACAGATCAGATACCGAGACAcatatatttcttatatcaGACAGAGGTATAAGAATTAGGTATATTAGAGATATTTTGCAGAGA includes the following:
- a CDS encoding uncharacterized protein (BUSCO:EOG092605VL) → MSLEEQQKQVSASRFPRNWVYLKSSEKSSDEIKQQVEKLVGQIRTDKNVLHDIFYEVMLALTDEESGHMSKGALISVVNGILKSYVNIKERESVSIDLMIILQSVKPTKQMIPFFEMLDIDKDLKIQYLDPFILKNSFFPEYNKAYYVDAKTNDYGLEMYSSLGESSEGYSRFITGLCGLFRGPSSIDWPDFMSRLEIIIGHFKLDTNRCFLLVISVLGLNFGPNPETVKAFLDNCDWWARDSSVNTSISTTIVAYLSNRPVLSSGELIVIFLMTEKKWLDLGVVLSVLEPSDLGAEGDASMDQIYEKQKREMKERAFRETASALALAAPLLPDEEDDERGGWAHERNLHSATAHTATAHTPTVHTPKTPATTEHAPAAEEEIPQMAKIRFISYIIKLRAHSAIVYALAQYPYLPQMDERIADLLNEYLRYMLTPLYRKIVKHEDIDAGSTEFAHRITDIDGLFSISDQLLRLNGAKIARSPLLLAQLGRIMEGALAAGAERSAWLQYFKVYLFPAMNCNLSECICNEIFDIFCRHFTLEERYNVYGEYISVTVKKSAILKVDFDKAAKRARSFMKRLSVDNLATAQNELARIIMANPLAAIGAVLDQVESYESLIELVVQSADGLPIYAWDALTFELLNKLCCGKMAVQTDGLNYAGWFQNLAQFTGRMADAHFRRFGLRPVLSLIVKSLRAGAHEFAGVFEHIIAEMSGIRAITNLTARQAIMMNAGKSVRKMVYLVIGDKRLAHALSGATLFRELMRSGYMSELFIFLANLALSISDSSRAPLKILNRKCDELFSLLHTFIQAAQANIPIADFAQAALPVDRLVKEYNVEPQWAFELWREYWSAEMRREWRARGGTSAHGSASAHGDVSASAPGGAPASADEIYESVLGGFRDNIKDFLPGIDWNLLTPDFYCTFWQLTLYDIDYEMLSYSEEQESIKLRITNNRQMLKNVDDMPTKEYRRLNSELGTLEGILTGIKSDGQKHKKNYHQVLEILEKQKNKWFDADEKYAAQVRTQVLENCVLPRAMHSLFDAVFVGEFIFLVQRLETPGYSLMSLLGQLFCGISLKSVLFTNTSTETENLAMLYAEVFRRLNRCRDVENECRDVFGWEGKDEDENEKEGEEDENKEDEDEDENKEDEDENMDSNKEDEDENMDSDKEDEDENMDSNKEDEHENVDSKESTTTPNDEGKNNVGIRNGHPIKGKASDKKSSSQQSFFKQQLYEWHCSLLKQLIESMQSEEYTTRNNAVVFVKGILSSYPIIDDHADKLYEKVSEIASIEKREDIKLAFNALRGLIKSRKVHQLAPWEFYEMDETEKKLLVEKRKQKQADERKKQAEELRIRREKSRKLDQERRKREVEKAKVEAEKARKTTIKKTEGSSVVPYGLVGLETAKRAGNGSAKSLKKEEVQGETTQKEAIQKEIQKGSVRKESIQDKSVQKETVQKEPINTESRSNARISTNTKSADEKIPANSVKSTAAIPHAPAAGAQMPAQGTSAPPTSASTVSSSAHTRSSYATARSHPSSGGSSPGLIPVGPRQSSSASSGLSKDQTLSAPVPEHMRRSADPAGRTAGRLQSQRSAFNARNFDTMQELKSRMEREKRINENLRNGDEDGAQSEQRNQERNQRRGQQRNQQRNQQRNQQRNQQRNQRRNQQSSQQHDQQRNQQRNQQRNQQRNQQRNQQNNQIYSNSSRNDTEQPLPPPPMPPPSSALREALPRGPQVRDAHDARSPSGSLSGQNSRQHSRRNDRKRRSNHHGNRMRKRRR